The Gemmatimonadota bacterium genomic sequence TCTCGCTGATGGGCGAAAAAGCCGGCGGCCAGTTCAGTCCGCCCCGGGTCTTCAAGGACCAGTCCGGCACCATGATCAACATCAAGCCGGACTATCTGCCCGATATGGATGGTTTCCGCTTCAAGATGGAACATTTCATCGACTGCGTGCGGACCCGGAAACCGTCCGAGGCGCCGGGTGAGCACGGCCTTCTCGTGCAACAGATCCTGAACGGCATATACCGGTCCGCCGAGACGGGCCGTGAAGTGCCCATAGCGCCCTTGATCTGAGCCTGTTGAAATACCGGGAGGATATGCGTTGTTCACCGACGATCAGTGGTCCTGCTGGGACGAAAACGGCTACGTGATCATACCCGATGCCGTACCCGCCGCTCACCTGGAAGCCACGATTTCGGCCATCGCCGCGTTCCTGGACCTGGACCCCTCCGATCCGGAGACCTGGTACGCCGATCCGCCCCGCCGGCTCGGATTCGTCGAAATGTACCATCACCAGGCCATGTGGGACAACCGGCAGCATGAGCGGGTGTACGAGGCGTTCAAGACCCTGTGGAACGAGGAGAAGCTGTGGGTAAGCATCGACCGGGCCAACATGACGCCGCCGGAACGGGAAGACTGGCCGCACGGGTTCAAAGAGTCACTGATTCACTGGGATATGGACACGTCGGTCCATTCGGAGACGTTCAAGGTCCAGGGCGTGCTGTACCTGACCGATACGGACGTCAACCAGGGCGGCTTCCAGTGCGTACCGGGGTTCCACAGGCGGATTTTCGATTGGGTGAAGACTCAGCCTCCCGACCGCGATCCCATGCGGCCGGACATGACCGGACTGGAACCGGTCGCCATCCCAGGCAAGGCCGGCGACCTGCTCATCTGGCACAGCCTGCTGCCCCACGGGAACAGCCGCAACACCTCCGAGCGGCCCCGCTGGTGCCAGTACATTTCCGCGAGCCCGAGCGCGGAGGACAACGAGAACCTCCGGCAATACCGCATCTCGCTCTGGAAGAACCGCATGAACCCGGACGCCTTCCCGGGCGATCCGCGCGGCGTCGAGCGCAGGAGCGGTCCCGCGCGCCTCACCGCGCTGGGACGAAGGCTGCTGGGCCTGGACCGCTGGGCGTAATCCGAACAGGACCTAGTCCTTGTTCCCGCCGCAGGACTCCCGGACGATGAGGCGGGAGCGGAGCGTGACCTGCTCGGTCGTATCTTCTCCGCCGATCTTGCGCAGCAGCAGATCCATCGCTGTCCCGGCTATTTCCTGGTAGGGAACGGCCATCGTGGTCAGTGCGGGCGACAGGTAGGCCGATACGTCAATATCCCCGAAACCCACCACGGCCACGTCTTCCGGTATTCGAAATCCCCCGTCGCGCAGGCCGCGGCACACGCCGATCGCCGTGTAGTCATCCCTGCAGAGCAGCGCGGTGAACCGGTCCCGCAGATTCAGTCCCTGGATATAGCCGCCTTCGCCGCGGCTGCCCAGGGGCGGGATGATCTCATGGGCCAGGTCGTTGTCCCCCATCGCCCTGCAGTAACCTCTTCCCTTGGACGAAACCGGGCTTTCGAGGTCCAGGTTCCGGCCAATGTACCCGATCCTCCGGTGGCCCAGTTCGATCAGGTGGTTCGTCGCGTGATAGAAGTCGGCCTCGAGATCCAGCACGACACCGCTGATATGCTCCGTGGGATAGTGGTACGTCACCACGGGTATGTGGTTTCGCACCATGTCCCTTATCCGATCCGACTCCCCCCGGTCGCCCCGCGTGTTGATCAAAAGCCCGTCCACGCCTCTTGAGATCAACTGCCGGATCTGCATGCCCTGGTCGTCCTGCGAAGACCGGGAAGTCCGGTTCACGGCCATGCCCATCAGCAATTGATAGTGCTCGCGCTCGGCCGCCCTGAGAATCTGTTCCGTCTGGTTTCCGTAGGTTTCAAGGGAAATCTGGTAGGTGAGCAGGCCCAGCGTGCCCGTCTTGCCCGTTACGAATCCCTGCGCCATCAGATTGGGCGTATACTGCATCTCGTCCGCGGTCTGCTTCACGAGCATCCGGGTCTTCTCGCTGACGAGATAGGCCGCGCTGCGGGACAAGGCCCGCGAGACCGTGGAGTGGGAGATCCCCAGTCTTTGCGCAATGTCCTTGATGGTGACCTGCTTGACTCTCATGGACCGATCCGATCTAACCGAGGGCCGATCTTGCACTGCCTGTAATCCCACGCCGGAACGGGCCGGCCGAAACGGGCCGTGACCGCGCAGGAAACCAGAACGGCCGGGTCAGGACGTGAACGCACGGGTTGGGATGACGAAACGCGTTTTCGAATCAGTACGATAGCGGAGAAAGACACCACCCATAAAGATAAAATGGGGCGGTTCCGTGTCAAGGACGTTGAGATTGCGGCGGGAAGGACGGTTTGCGGCAGTGGAACGGTCGGCGGGGGAAGGACGATTTGCGGCGGTACTCCAGGCTGCGGAAAAGGTTGGCCGGCGGCGGAAGGACGGGCGGCGACCGGAAGGACGGCGGCGGCGAAACCCCGGACCCCACGCGGGTCACCACGGCATCGCGGCGGGGTCCACGGCGCCGGATCCACAGGATTCCCGTACGATCAGATTGGACGCCAGCACGATCTGACACGCTACCTCCCGGCCCTCGAGAATCTTCACCATCAGTTCCATCGCCGCGCGCGCGATTCCCCTGGTGGGCGTTGACTGCGTCGTAAGCGCGGGCGTCACGAATGCCGATACGTCCGAATCACCACTGCCCACGACGGCCACGTCGTCGGGCACGCGGATCCCCGATTCGCCCAGGCCGCGGTATACGCCGATGGCCGTGTAGTCGCTGCAGCACAGGAGGGCGGTGAACCGGTCCTTTACCTCCCTGGACAGCCGATAGCCGGATTCCGTCTGCTGGCGGCCGACGGGCAGGCAAACGGGGTGGAGGCCGTGTTCGGTCATGGCCTTGAAATACCCCCTGCCCCGGGCGGCTTCATGGCCGGGGCCTTCCCAGTTCTCGCCTAGGAACCCGATGCGCCGGTGGCCCAGCGCGATCAGATGCTCCGTTGCCCGGTGGAATCCCGCCGCGAAGTCCAGCACCACGCCGGGGAAGCCCCGGGCGGGATAGTGAAAAGTCACCACGGGCACCTGGTCGTCGACTGCGGACAGGATACGTTCCGACTCTCCCTCGTCGCCCATGGTCTGGACCAGGA encodes the following:
- a CDS encoding phytanoyl-CoA dioxygenase family protein, whose amino-acid sequence is MFTDDQWSCWDENGYVIIPDAVPAAHLEATISAIAAFLDLDPSDPETWYADPPRRLGFVEMYHHQAMWDNRQHERVYEAFKTLWNEEKLWVSIDRANMTPPEREDWPHGFKESLIHWDMDTSVHSETFKVQGVLYLTDTDVNQGGFQCVPGFHRRIFDWVKTQPPDRDPMRPDMTGLEPVAIPGKAGDLLIWHSLLPHGNSRNTSERPRWCQYISASPSAEDNENLRQYRISLWKNRMNPDAFPGDPRGVERRSGPARLTALGRRLLGLDRWA
- a CDS encoding LacI family transcriptional regulator codes for the protein MRVKQVTIKDIAQRLGISHSTVSRALSRSAAYLVSEKTRMLVKQTADEMQYTPNLMAQGFVTGKTGTLGLLTYQISLETYGNQTEQILRAAEREHYQLLMGMAVNRTSRSSQDDQGMQIRQLISRGVDGLLINTRGDRGESDRIRDMVRNHIPVVTYHYPTEHISGVVLDLEADFYHATNHLIELGHRRIGYIGRNLDLESPVSSKGRGYCRAMGDNDLAHEIIPPLGSRGEGGYIQGLNLRDRFTALLCRDDYTAIGVCRGLRDGGFRIPEDVAVVGFGDIDVSAYLSPALTTMAVPYQEIAGTAMDLLLRKIGGEDTTEQVTLRSRLIVRESCGGNKD
- a CDS encoding LacI family transcriptional regulator, encoding MRKKRVTIKDIAKTLGVSHTTVSRALSRSKSHMVSEVTRRRVEQVAEEFSYRPNLMAKGFATGKTGTLGLLAGESCQEQAGTQIESFLRAADERNFRLLVGMSAEWGALSPETGQAAQMEQFISSGIDGLLVQTMGDEGESERILSAVDDQVPVVTFHYPARGFPGVVLDFAAGFHRATEHLIALGHRRIGFLGENWEGPGHEAARGRGYFKAMTEHGLHPVCLPVGRQQTESGYRLSREVKDRFTALLCCSDYTAIGVYRGLGESGIRVPDDVAVVGSGDSDVSAFVTPALTTQSTPTRGIARAAMELMVKILEGREVACQIVLASNLIVRESCGSGAVDPAAMPW